The following coding sequences lie in one Lysobacter capsici genomic window:
- a CDS encoding GNAT family N-acetyltransferase yields the protein MTSETPQFSIRRAVVADAATVADIAARTFVETFGDMYPPEDLAFFLKDSYSVEKQAVILSHPDYAIFLLERDCIVVGHAAAGPCGLPHPQVAPGDGELKRLYVLREAQNGGWGARLFDTVLAWLERDGPRTLWIGVWSENFGAQRFYGRYGFEKAGEYEFVVGSTRDHEFILRRNAVR from the coding sequence ATGACCAGCGAAACCCCGCAGTTCTCGATCCGCCGCGCCGTCGTGGCCGACGCGGCCACCGTGGCCGACATCGCCGCGCGCACCTTCGTCGAAACCTTCGGCGACATGTATCCGCCGGAGGATCTGGCCTTCTTCCTCAAGGACAGCTACTCGGTCGAGAAGCAGGCCGTGATCCTGTCGCACCCGGACTACGCGATCTTCCTGCTCGAACGCGACTGCATCGTCGTCGGCCACGCCGCGGCTGGGCCGTGCGGTCTGCCGCATCCGCAGGTCGCGCCGGGCGACGGTGAGTTGAAGCGTTTGTACGTATTGCGCGAGGCGCAGAACGGCGGCTGGGGTGCGCGTCTGTTCGACACGGTGTTGGCTTGGCTCGAACGCGATGGTCCGCGGACTTTGTGGATCGGGGTGTGGTCGGAGAACTTTGGTGCGCAGCGGTTTTATGGGCGCTACGGGTTCGAGAAGGCGGGCGAGTACGAATTCGTCGTGGGAAGTACGCGCGATCATGAATTCATCTTGCGGCGCAACGCGGTGAGATGA